In Bradyrhizobium sp. 200, the sequence GCTGCGCGCGGCCTGCGCTTCGCCTTCGCTCGGAAACACCATCTGCGACACTTCGCGCTTCTCCGGTGTACCGAGCCGGTCGCGATTTTGTTCGAAAATCTTTTTCGCATCCTCGTCGGTTACCTCGGTCCATTTGCCGATCTCTTCGGGGTTGATCACGACAAAGGACAGTTTGCGATATTCGGGTGCACGGAACTGGGTCTTGCGATCCTCGAAATAGGCGGCCAGCGCCTCGGGCGAGGGCGCATCGATCGTGCCGGCCTGTGCGGCGTCGAGTTTGACGTACTCGATTGAGCGCTGTTCGTTCTGGAATCGGGTCATGGCGTCGATCAGGACCTTCGGCGGCTCCACCCCGGCCGAGACGGTGCCGGCGATCTGGCGACGCAGCCCGACGCGCCGCTGTTCGGCGAGATAGCGCTGCTCGGTGTAGCCGAACTGCCGGATCGTGGCCTGGAAGCGCTGCGGGTCGAACTTGCCGCCCAATCCCTTGAAATTGGGATCGCTGTAGATCAGCCGCATGGTTTCTTCCTGGGACTGGGCAAGTCCCATGCGCCGCGCTTCCTCATCCAATGCGGCTTCGGCAATGGTCTGCTGCAGCACCTGCCGGTCGAGCCCGAAGGCGCGGGCCTGTTCAGAGGTCAGCGGACGGCCGAAACTGCGGCCGAGCTGCTGCAGCTTTTCGGTGTAGATCTGGCGGAATTGCTCGGTCGAAATCTCGGTCTTGCCGACCTTGGCGAGCGACGACTGGCCGAACCCCTTGAAGATGTCGGCGATGCCCCAGACTGCGAAACTGACAATCAAAACGCCCATCACGGTGGCCATGACAATCTTGCCGAGCCAGTTTGATGAGGCTTTCCGAATTCCTCGAAGCATGGGTCCAACTTGTTTTTTGCAGGAGAGGGGAACCGGGTCGTGCCCGGCGAAAATTCGAATCCGTTCAGGATCGACTTCCGCAACAGGGCGTCACCGAGTTGAAAACGCATCATAAAGTGGCAGCGCCCCCCTCGCAACCTCGCAACCTCGGGCCATTTGAAGCGGTTAACGACCCGGGAACCGCCTGTCCGGTATCTGGAACTGGCGGCGTGCCTCTGCTAGCGCATCTGTAACGCTGACATTTGCGGGATAATTGACATGACCGATGCCATCCGGCCGCTGATCGCCGGCAACTGGAAGATGAACGGGCTGAAATCCTCCCTGGCCGAGTTCGAAGCCATGATCGCAGGCGCTGGCGCCTTGGCCGGCAGGGCCGACCTGCTGGTTTGCCCCCCGGCGACCCTGATCGCCGGTTTCGCTGACAGGGCGCTCGGTTCAAAACTGGCCGTTGGGGCCCAGGATTGCCACGCAAAGGCCTCGGGCGCCCATACCGGCGATCTCTCGGCGGAAATGCTGGCGGATGCCGGTGCCAGCGCCATTATCGTCGGGCATTCCGAGCGCCGCGCCGACCATGGCGAGACCGACGCGCTGGTCCGGCAGAAGGCCGAAGCGGCCTGGCGGGCGGGGCTGATCGCCATCGTCTGCATCGGCGAGACCCAGAAGCAGCGCGATGCCGGCCAGACGCTGGATGTCTGCGGCGGGCAGCTCGCGGGCTCGTTGCCGGACCTCTCCACGGCGGCTAATCTGGTGGTGGCCTATGAGCCGGTCTGGGCGATCGGTACCGGGCTGACGCCGACGCCGGCAGATGTCGAGCAAGTTCATCGCTTTATCCGCGACATTCTCACCAGCCGATTTAAGGCGGAAGGTAGCAAGATCCGGATTCTCTACGGCGGATCGGTCAAGCCCTCCAACGCGGCGGAACTGATGGCGGTCGCCGACGTCAATGGCGCGCTGGTCGGCGGCGCCAGCCTGAAGGCCGCGGATTTCCTGGCGATTGTGGAGGCGTGCTAGCTCAGGCTGGTGCGCCTTCCTGTAGCCGCTTCCAGTAGATCAGCGTGCCCGTGAGGCCGCCATGGGGTTTGAGCGCGTAGTCCGGAATGACACCGGTCAGTTTGAATCCCATCCGCTCATAGAGGCCCGCCGCGCCCTCATCCTCGGCGGTATCGAGCACCAATAGCCAGCGCCCGCGCGCGATCGCCAGCCGCTCGGCCTCGCGCAAAAGCGCCGTGGCGATTCCGCGGTGGCGATGACTGACGCGCGTCATCATCTTCGCGATCTCGGCGCGGTGCGGCTGGTTCGGTGGAAGATCGAGCAACAGCGTGATCGTGCCGGTCAGCATGTCATCATCATAGGCGCCGAGGATAATCCGCTCGCCGCGGTCCGCCGCGCTCAGCGAGTTCGACCAGAACGCCTCGGCCGCCGCCTGTGACAGCGGATGCATGAAGCTGACCGAGCCGCCATTCGCCACGGTTTCGATCAGGATTTCACTGAGCATCGCGCGAATTTCGGGCGAGGGGCTCAAGGCTTTGATCTTGATATCAGACATGAGGACGAGTTTCCGCGAGGTTCAGCTTCGATTCTTGGCGGCGCGCGCCTGCTTGATCTCTGCAATCCGTTCGACATCCTCGATCTGCAGGTGACGGCCGCGCTCGAGAATTTCCAGCGTGTATTCTTCGTAGGTGAGACCCAGCCGCTCGGCTTTTCTGATGCGGAACGCGACGATGCCGGGCGAGGGGTTGTGGAAGGCCGCGCGATGCGCCGCCTTCCAGTAGAAATAATTCCCGATTCCGCCGTCGCCCCATTCAGGCCGGTGCTCCTCGTCGAGTGGAGGACCGCGATTGTGGCCGGCGGGAGCGGGACTTTCCGGGCTCGCCGGGTCGGCCGGAGAACGCCTGATCTCGTTCTCCGACATCGCCTGCTAGCTCCGGGCAAGCGCAACGACATAGGTGCAGGGCGCGGCGCTCTCGTTGGCAAACGTCACTTCCGCCGGTGGACCGAATCCGAGGCAGTCGCCTGCACGCAGTTCGTGGCGTTCGCCGCCATCGATGAGGACGAGCGCGCCCGACAACACCCAGAGGACCTGGCGGATGTGTGCGTAGGATGAGGCGGGCAGCGTCACGCGCTGCTTGCCCGGCATCTCGACCTTGATGATCTCGACGGGATGATCGGGCCGGTTGAATACCTGTGTGCGCAAATAGCCGGTTTCGGGATCGCGCCAGACCGG encodes:
- the tpiA gene encoding triose-phosphate isomerase; the protein is MTDAIRPLIAGNWKMNGLKSSLAEFEAMIAGAGALAGRADLLVCPPATLIAGFADRALGSKLAVGAQDCHAKASGAHTGDLSAEMLADAGASAIIVGHSERRADHGETDALVRQKAEAAWRAGLIAIVCIGETQKQRDAGQTLDVCGGQLAGSLPDLSTAANLVVAYEPVWAIGTGLTPTPADVEQVHRFIRDILTSRFKAEGSKIRILYGGSVKPSNAAELMAVADVNGALVGGASLKAADFLAIVEAC
- a CDS encoding GNAT family N-acetyltransferase, whose protein sequence is MSDIKIKALSPSPEIRAMLSEILIETVANGGSVSFMHPLSQAAAEAFWSNSLSAADRGERIILGAYDDDMLTGTITLLLDLPPNQPHRAEIAKMMTRVSHRHRGIATALLREAERLAIARGRWLLVLDTAEDEGAAGLYERMGFKLTGVIPDYALKPHGGLTGTLIYWKRLQEGAPA
- a CDS encoding XRE family transcriptional regulator; protein product: MDTLIDDLSTRLAQRLRLERDSRGWSLADLAERSGVSKATISKIERTEVSPTAVVLVRLASAFDLTLAGLMLRAEGQGGRLSRAADQPVWRDPETGYLRTQVFNRPDHPVEIIKVEMPGKQRVTLPASSYAHIRQVLWVLSGALVLIDGGERHELRAGDCLGFGPPAEVTFANESAAPCTYVVALARS